Proteins from a genomic interval of Chroococcidiopsis thermalis PCC 7203:
- a CDS encoding NAD(P)/FAD-dependent oxidoreductase: MSYNGNKQFDVIILGSGLAGSILATILARHNIRVLTIDKGTHPRFAIGEAMTPDTDLMMSILSYKYSVPEISYLSSFENICNHISPSACGLKRSFNFVYHREGEEQTLQEANKVGVHPSSHLFRQDIDQYMAKVAVNYGAKILENTKVTDIKIDLHTGVEVEIENGTSFNANYLVDASGHNSLLSRKLELQENPTRYKTHSRSIFTHMVGVKKYDDCVSSVRVSQDNLLWHQGTLHHVFDGGWMWVIPFNNHARSTNPICSVGLNFDSRRFPKTDVSPEQEFQNFLARFPSIANQFEDAEPVRNWVSTDRLQYSSRSCMGERFYLLPHAAGFIDALYSFGLVNSCTIITALAARIMKALADNDYSSEHFADIECLQQKLFNYNDNLVNCSYIAFSNFNLWNAWRRVWILGSFVRQAKAGLRKRLKIAAGKGKELAKDDENLDSLTPSYEGLGENFFQTATATVEKVEAGLLSPDEAASQLMSAINSIDFLPPNFWRMADPLQKDVDMESELFKSEYSRFLSWVKTAKKPEIKKYFDYDTEDLLAAVKLATASR; this comes from the coding sequence ATGAGCTATAACGGCAATAAACAATTTGATGTCATTATTCTGGGTTCTGGACTTGCAGGTTCGATTTTGGCGACTATTTTAGCAAGACATAATATTCGAGTTTTGACGATTGACAAAGGTACTCATCCTAGATTTGCGATTGGAGAAGCAATGACTCCCGATACAGATCTTATGATGAGTATTTTGAGTTATAAATATTCCGTGCCAGAAATCTCATACCTGAGTTCTTTTGAGAATATCTGTAACCATATCTCACCTTCTGCCTGTGGATTAAAGCGTTCTTTCAATTTCGTATACCATCGCGAAGGAGAAGAACAAACTTTGCAGGAAGCTAACAAAGTTGGCGTTCACCCTAGCAGCCATCTATTTCGCCAAGATATAGACCAATACATGGCAAAAGTTGCCGTAAACTATGGAGCTAAAATTTTAGAAAATACGAAAGTTACAGATATAAAAATAGATTTGCATACAGGAGTTGAAGTTGAAATTGAAAATGGCACTTCGTTCAACGCTAACTATTTAGTTGATGCTAGCGGTCATAATTCTTTACTGAGCCGTAAGTTAGAGTTGCAAGAAAATCCAACTCGATATAAAACGCATTCAAGAAGTATTTTCACTCACATGGTAGGTGTGAAAAAATATGATGATTGCGTATCATCTGTGAGAGTAAGTCAAGATAACTTACTATGGCATCAAGGTACTCTGCATCATGTATTTGATGGTGGGTGGATGTGGGTAATTCCATTCAATAATCACGCTCGCTCGACTAACCCAATATGTAGCGTAGGATTGAACTTTGATTCTAGGCGCTTTCCTAAAACTGATGTATCTCCCGAACAGGAGTTTCAAAATTTTCTAGCACGATTTCCTAGTATTGCCAATCAGTTTGAAGATGCTGAACCCGTGCGTAACTGGGTGTCAACAGATCGCTTGCAATATTCATCTCGTTCCTGTATGGGAGAAAGGTTTTATCTACTACCTCATGCAGCAGGATTTATTGATGCGCTCTATTCCTTTGGATTAGTCAATAGTTGTACGATTATTACTGCTTTAGCTGCTCGGATTATGAAAGCTCTAGCAGATAACGACTATTCCTCAGAGCATTTTGCCGATATTGAGTGTTTACAGCAAAAACTTTTTAATTACAATGATAACTTAGTAAACTGTTCGTATATTGCTTTTTCTAACTTTAATCTTTGGAATGCTTGGAGAAGAGTCTGGATACTGGGAAGCTTTGTGCGTCAGGCAAAAGCTGGTTTGAGAAAAAGGCTAAAGATTGCCGCAGGTAAAGGTAAAGAGTTAGCTAAAGATGATGAAAATTTAGATAGCCTAACCCCTAGTTATGAAGGGTTGGGAGAAAACTTTTTCCAAACAGCTACTGCAACAGTTGAAAAAGTGGAAGCAGGTTTACTATCTCCAGATGAAGCAGCCAGTCAATTAATGTCGGCAATTAATTCAATAGATTTTCTACCTCCTAACTTTTGGCGCATGGCAGATCCTCTACAAAAAGATGTAGATATGGAATCCGAACTATTTAAATCTGAATATTCGCGCTTTTTGTCTTGGGTGAAAACTGCTAAAAAACCAGAGATTAAGAAATATTTTGACTACGATACAGAAGATTTGTTAGCTGCTGTCAAGTTAGCTACAGCTAGTAGATAG